The Thermogemmatispora onikobensis genome contains the following window.
CTCATCCCTTCGCTTAGAGTATAGAAGATGGACCGGTCCATGTCAAGTAATAGCCTTTCACCCTTGACATGGACCGGTCCATCTTCTATACTTTTCGCGTGTGGACCGTTCCACTTCCCCCTTGCCGGAGCAGGAAGAGCAGTCAGCTCCCAGGAGTCCAGATAGAGGGCAGACAGGCTGGCTGGTAGGTAGAGAGTCCGGCGAGCGGCGGTCCAGGCAGGCAAGGAAAGCGGTCAGGTCGGTCGGCCAGGCAGGAAGCCGGTGCCCCGTACCAGTGAGCAGCTGGAAGGAAGAGCGCGATCCGTGAAGGGATGAACGGACGGGCGGACGAACGAATGGGCAGATGGGACTAGGCGGATGAAGAGATGACTGGGCAGGGAGATGGGAGGGAGATGGCAGACCGAGTCAACGCCGAGAGGGCGAACAAGGCAACGAACTAACGTCGCCGGGTCAATCGGTCACTCGGTTAAGTGCGTCTGCGGTGCCTTCAGCAGGCGTCAGCTCCTACAGTGCAGTCAAGGAGGAAACGAGAGATGAACCGCGGTCTCCTATTTTGCCATGCCAGGGGGATGGCCAAGGCCGGCCTGCTGCTGCTCCTGGCGATCAGCATCAGCAGCTATCTCGTGGCCTGTGGTGGGACGCCCGCCAGCTCGGGACCCGTCACCCTCACTTTTTGGTCCTGGGTGCCCAACCTCCAGCAAGCGATTGACCTCTTCGAGAAGAGTCACCCCAACATCAAGATTAAGTGGCAGAACGTCGGTTCGGGCGGCACGGAGTACACCAAACTGACGACGGCCCTGAAGGCTGGCTCAGGCGCTCCCGATGTGGTGCAAATCGAGTACGCGTATCTTCCCCAGTACATCCTGAGCGGGAAGCTGGTCGACCTTTCGCAATACGGGGCCAACGATGTGAAGGATCAGTTCATCCCTTGGACCTGGGCCCAGGTCACCAGCGGCGGTAAGGTGTATGCCATTCCCCAGGATACCGGCCCGATGGGCCTGCTCTACCGCGAGGATATCTTTAAGAAATATAACCTCCCCGTCCCCACCACCTGGGACCAGTACGCCCAGGAAGCCATTCAGCTGCATAAGGCCAATCCCAAGATTTATATCACTGACTTCTCTCCCAGCGATGGCCCCTGGTTCTTCTCGCTGCTCTGGCAGGCCGGTTCCCAGCCTTTCGTGGTCAATGGGACGACGCTCAAGATCCATCTGGATGACGCCGCCGCGCTTAAGGTGGCGAACTACTGGGGGAACCTGGTCAAGAGTGGGGCGGTGAGCACCGCCGCCGATTGGAACAACGACTGGTACGCTGCGCTCCAGAATGGGACCCTGGCTACGTGGATCACTGCCGCCTGGGCGCCGTCCGATCTGGAGGGATTCGCGCCAAAATCCGCCGGCCTGTGGCGTGTGGCGCCGCTGCCCCAGTGGACTGCTGGAGAGCAGGCCTCGGCCAACTGGGGCGGCTCGACCGATGCGGTGACGACCCAATGCCAGCACCCCGCGGAGGCTGCGGAGTTCGTCAAGTGGCTCAACACGAACCCCGAGGCTGTCAAGATCTTGACCCAGAAGCTCTACCTCTTCCCCTCTCAGAAGAGCGCTCTGCAAGATCCCAGCTTCGATACGGCTAACGCCTTCTATGGCGGCCAGCAGGTCAACCGCATCTTTGTGGAGTCCGCTCAGGAGGTCAATACTTCTTTCCAGTGGAGTCCCTTCCAGGACTATGTCTTCTCTCAGCTGCAGAACCAGCTGGCGTCAGCAGTGAACGGCAAGATCTCGTTCGAGCAGGCGATGCATAATACGCAGAATGCGGTGGTGGCCTACGCGCGCTCACAGGGCTTTACGGTCGTCTCGTAGGCAGGCGCATCAGGAAGGCGCTGGGACTGGGGGCCGGGCGTCGGCCAGTCACTCTGGCAAGCTGCTCGCCTCCCCCGGCGCTATCCCCGGTCCACAATTTCGCTTCTTTTCCTTAGTCTGCCAGTGAGTCAGCTGTCCTCTCTTTTGCTTTCCTCGCCCGAATGAGAGGCTTGTACAATGATACCGTCACAAGATATGGCCAAGCATAGTCAGGCTGAAGCAAGGCAACAAGCAATCGAGATCCAGGAACTGGCCGCTCCCGCCAGCCGTCTCCCCAGCGCTTTGCGCTTCTGGCGAGGCTGGCGACGGCAGGTAGTGATCCCCTACCTCTTCCTGCTCCCGTTCTTGTTGCTCTTCTCCTTCTTTCTTCTGGTACCGTTATTGTACGCCCTTTGGACCAGCTTCTTTGTAGAGCGCTTGATCGGAGGGATGACCTTTGTCGGGTGGCAGAATTATCAGGAGGTGCTGCGCGACGGCAATTTCTGGGAAGGGGTGCGCAATGTGCTCTTGCTCCTGTTTACGCAGGTTCCGCTGATGCTCGGCCTGTCCTTGCTCCTGGCCCTGCTGCTCGATAGCCAGATCGTGCGCCTCAAGACGATCTTCCGTCTGGGCTACTTTCTCCCCTATGCGATTCCCAGTGTGATTGGCGCCCTCCTCTGGGGCTATCTGTATAGCGCCCATATCGGGCCTTTTGCCCAGCTGGCGGAGCTGCTCCACTGGCCACCTCCCCCTTTCTTGAGTGCCGCTGGTCTGTTGCCGTCGATCGCCAACATTTTGACCTGGCAGTGGACTGGCTACAATATGGTCATCCTTTATGCCGCCCTGCAGGCCATTCCGCCGGAGCTGTACGATGCGGCGCGTGTTGACGGGGCCAGTGGCTGGGAGATCGCCCGGCGCATTAAGATTCCGCTGATTGCCCCAGCCCTCGTGCTGACGGTGGTCTTCTCGATCATTGGGACGCTGCAGCTCTTTAATGAGCCGCAGATCATGACGGCTATCGTCCCCAATCTGATCCAGGATCACTATACGCCGAACCTGTACGCCTACAATCTGGCTTTTACGAACCAGCAGTATAACTACGCTGCTGCAGTCTCGTTCGTGCTCGGCGCTGTGGTCTTCGTCTTCTCTTATGTCTTTATGTTGGTGACCTATCGCAGGGGGCAACGCTAATGGCACGCATTGGATCGCTTCCCGCTGGCGGCCCTGTCGCTGCCACGACACGGCAGACCTCAGCCCAGGCCCGGACGGGGGGTCGACGCGGCGGCTGGACGCTGCGCGGCCTGGTACTGCTCTTCCTGGTGCTGATGCTGGTCTACTTTGTGATCCCGCTCTTCTGGCTGGTGGTTTCGGCGACGAAGACCAATGATGAGCTGTTCTCAACCTTCGGGCTATGGTTCGCACCCGATTTTCACCTGCTGCAGAACCTGCACGATGTCTTTACTTACGATGATGGTATCTTTGTCACCTGGCTGACAAACTCGGCTTACTATGCGGTGGTCAGCGCCCTGGGGGCCTCGCTGATTGCAACGTTGGCCGGGTATGCCTTCGCCAAGCTCTCTTTCCCCGGGCGAGAGCTGGCCTTCGCTATAATCCTGGGCACGATCATGGTCCCCAATACGGCCCTGGCCATTCCTACCTACCTGCTGCTGAGCAAGGTCGGCCTGGTCAATACACCACTGGCCATTATCCTGCCATCGCTGGTGACCCCCTTTGGGGTCTATCTGATGCGTGTCTACGCTGAGCAGGCGCTCCCAGACGATTTGCTGGATGCAGCGCGCGTCGATGGGGCCAGCGAGTGGCTCATTTTCTGGAGGATTGCCCTGCGCTTGCTGGCTCCTGGTTTTGTGACGGTGCTGCTGCTGACCTTCGTGGGAACCTGGAATAACTTTTTCCTGCCCCTGGTGGTGACCAACAATCCGGCGTACTACCCGCTGACAGTCGGTCTGGCCAATTGGAATCAGCTATCCCAGGCTTTCAGTGGATCGCGCATTCTCTATACGCTGGTCATCACCGGCTCGCTGATTTCGGTGGTCCCGCTGATCATCGGCTTTCTCTTCTTGCAGCGCTACTGGCAAGGGGGGCTGACGTTTGGGAGCCTGCGCTCTTAGCCGCACGCTCCCTCATTCCTTGTCAGGACTGCCAGTCTGGTAGGGTAGGCTCTGTTGTGTTGAGGCTGCTCTGCTGGCTCAAGCGGAGCGAGATGTGTGGCCTCCTCTCCCAGGGGCACACGCGCACGCTAGCCAGCAGACAGGGCAGGATGCCCTCAGACCATCTCGATGTCCTTGAGGAAGGTAGGCAGAATCGATGGATCGCGAAGAGCAGAGCTATCTCTTCTCCCCTGCCAGGGGAGCACGGCCCGCCCCTGCTCTCTGGAGAGAGAGCGTCAGTCGACGACGCTTTCTTGGCCAGATCGCGTCGGCCACAGCGCTGGCTGGTGGCTTGACCTTTGGCAGTGGCCTGCCAGCGGCCCTGGCGGCCCCGCACCCGGCTCCGCGCCAGAGCAGTGGGCCTCGCCCGCGGGTGCTGGGTCACGACCTCTCAACCTTGCAGCAATTGGAGGACGTCGGCAAGCGCTTCTCTGATCAAGGGCACGTGTTGCCCGCCGAGCAGATCGTGGCGCACCACGGCGCGACCTTTATCCGTGAGCGTTTATGGGTCCAGCCGCCGATTCCATACAACGATCTGCCCCACATTTTGACGATGGCGCGCCGCATCAAAGCCGCTGGCCTGCATTTCCTGCTGGATTTCCATTATGCTGATTTCTGGGCCGATCCCGGCCACCAGACAACGCCCCAGAGCTGGCAGGGTCAGGATCTGGCAACCCTGGCGCAGACGGTCTACGAGTATACGCGCTCAGTGCTGGGGGCTTTGGCGCGTCAGGGAACACTGCCAGAGATGGTGCAGACAGGCAACGAGGTGACGGCGGGCATGCTCTGGCCCGAGGGCCAGATCTACGTCAACGGGACAGAGCGCTGGCCGCAGTTTGCCACCTTGCTGAAGGCCGCCATCGCCGCTGTGCGCGCTACCAGCCGCGCGATCGAGGTGATGGTGCATATCGATCGCGGTGGCGATAATGCTGGCTGCCGCTACTTTTTCGATCATATCCTGGCTCAGGGTGTGGATTTTGATGTGATCGGCCTCTCGTATTATCCGTGGTGGCATGGGCCTCTTTCGGCGTTGCAGGCCAATCTCAACGATCTGGCGCCGCGCTATGGCAAGGATCTGGTGGTGGTAGAAACGGCTTATCCCTGGACCTTGACCGACGGCGATAGCGAGCCAAACATTGTCAACGCCCAGACCACATTGCTGCCGGGCTACCCTCCCACGCCCGAGGGCCAGCTCGCCTATATCCGGGCCGTGCGGGCGATTGTGGAGCAGGTGCCGCAGGGTCGAGGGCGCGGGCTGGTCTATTGGGAATCGGCCTGGATACCCGGCGTGGGCTGGGAGCCAGGGGCCGGCGATGCCTGGGACAATCTGACGCTCTTCGATCGCCAAGGCCGGGCCCTGCCTTCGATTCGCTGCTATGAGTAACGGACAGCCAGAGGCGGACGAGCAGATACCTTCCCCTCTCCAACGACCGAGTGTTCAAGCGCTATCTATCGAAGCCGACACAGTCGCAATGTGAGGCGCCCACACAGGTGGCCCAGTCTGCTGATTTGGGAGATTGGGCCACTTGCTTTTCATAGCCGGCCTCAGATGGCGCGACTTCCTCTTCTTCGCCTTCCGTCAGTCAGTCAGCCAGTCAGCTCCCGCTCCCCCCTCGCTCGCCACCTGGTTGCTAGCGAATAATGCCACAGGAGGCAATACTGGCAGCGTGCTCCTGCAGGAGGGTCCCCGCAATGGTCAGGAGCAGGCGAAGGCGCTCGTCACTGAGACGGTAATAGACATATTTTCCTTCACGTACCCCCTGCACCAGGCCGCACCAGCGCAGGCAACTCAGATGGGTCGAGACCCGCCCTTGGGGCGCGCCCAGGGCCGCGACCAGCTCGCTGACTGTGCGCCCCTCAACAGGGGCCTCCAGTAGCAGCGCCAGCAGGCGCAACCGGGTCGGATCACTAAGTACCTTGAAGAAGCGCGCATAGAGCTCAGCGACCTCGGGCGTCAGGGCGCCCGCGCCCTCAGGCTGCTTCCTTGCCTCATGACGCTGCCGACCTGCCAGGCCGGCCATCGTCACCACCTGTGACGTGACGCCGGCGTTGTTGCTCTCTCCCTCGCTCTGCATATGCACATTTGCCTCTTTTTCAGGTGTTGCCATACTTCGGCTATCATATGCATCCGTATAGGCTGATAGGAGGATGATATCATTCGGTAAGGCGCGCGTCAAGGAAAGCACCCCTGGGACTTGCTGGCCTGTAGTGTGGCGGTAGCCTTCCGGCCAGGGGACAGGGAGGAAAGAGACAGGTAGGTCAGGCAGGCAAGCCTGGGCGACAATTCCGGTGAGTGTACTATACTAATACTGACCGTTCTGCTGCAGCTGACGAGGGCA
Protein-coding sequences here:
- a CDS encoding ABC transporter substrate-binding protein, whose translation is MNRGLLFCHARGMAKAGLLLLLAISISSYLVACGGTPASSGPVTLTFWSWVPNLQQAIDLFEKSHPNIKIKWQNVGSGGTEYTKLTTALKAGSGAPDVVQIEYAYLPQYILSGKLVDLSQYGANDVKDQFIPWTWAQVTSGGKVYAIPQDTGPMGLLYREDIFKKYNLPVPTTWDQYAQEAIQLHKANPKIYITDFSPSDGPWFFSLLWQAGSQPFVVNGTTLKIHLDDAAALKVANYWGNLVKSGAVSTAADWNNDWYAALQNGTLATWITAAWAPSDLEGFAPKSAGLWRVAPLPQWTAGEQASANWGGSTDAVTTQCQHPAEAAEFVKWLNTNPEAVKILTQKLYLFPSQKSALQDPSFDTANAFYGGQQVNRIFVESAQEVNTSFQWSPFQDYVFSQLQNQLASAVNGKISFEQAMHNTQNAVVAYARSQGFTVVS
- a CDS encoding carbohydrate ABC transporter permease, whose protein sequence is MIPSQDMAKHSQAEARQQAIEIQELAAPASRLPSALRFWRGWRRQVVIPYLFLLPFLLLFSFFLLVPLLYALWTSFFVERLIGGMTFVGWQNYQEVLRDGNFWEGVRNVLLLLFTQVPLMLGLSLLLALLLDSQIVRLKTIFRLGYFLPYAIPSVIGALLWGYLYSAHIGPFAQLAELLHWPPPPFLSAAGLLPSIANILTWQWTGYNMVILYAALQAIPPELYDAARVDGASGWEIARRIKIPLIAPALVLTVVFSIIGTLQLFNEPQIMTAIVPNLIQDHYTPNLYAYNLAFTNQQYNYAAAVSFVLGAVVFVFSYVFMLVTYRRGQR
- a CDS encoding carbohydrate ABC transporter permease, with the protein product MARIGSLPAGGPVAATTRQTSAQARTGGRRGGWTLRGLVLLFLVLMLVYFVIPLFWLVVSATKTNDELFSTFGLWFAPDFHLLQNLHDVFTYDDGIFVTWLTNSAYYAVVSALGASLIATLAGYAFAKLSFPGRELAFAIILGTIMVPNTALAIPTYLLLSKVGLVNTPLAIILPSLVTPFGVYLMRVYAEQALPDDLLDAARVDGASEWLIFWRIALRLLAPGFVTVLLLTFVGTWNNFFLPLVVTNNPAYYPLTVGLANWNQLSQAFSGSRILYTLVITGSLISVVPLIIGFLFLQRYWQGGLTFGSLRS
- a CDS encoding glycoside hydrolase family 53 protein; protein product: MDREEQSYLFSPARGARPAPALWRESVSRRRFLGQIASATALAGGLTFGSGLPAALAAPHPAPRQSSGPRPRVLGHDLSTLQQLEDVGKRFSDQGHVLPAEQIVAHHGATFIRERLWVQPPIPYNDLPHILTMARRIKAAGLHFLLDFHYADFWADPGHQTTPQSWQGQDLATLAQTVYEYTRSVLGALARQGTLPEMVQTGNEVTAGMLWPEGQIYVNGTERWPQFATLLKAAIAAVRATSRAIEVMVHIDRGGDNAGCRYFFDHILAQGVDFDVIGLSYYPWWHGPLSALQANLNDLAPRYGKDLVVVETAYPWTLTDGDSEPNIVNAQTTLLPGYPPTPEGQLAYIRAVRAIVEQVPQGRGRGLVYWESAWIPGVGWEPGAGDAWDNLTLFDRQGRALPSIRCYE
- a CDS encoding ArsR/SmtB family transcription factor, producing the protein MQSEGESNNAGVTSQVVTMAGLAGRQRHEARKQPEGAGALTPEVAELYARFFKVLSDPTRLRLLALLLEAPVEGRTVSELVAALGAPQGRVSTHLSCLRWCGLVQGVREGKYVYYRLSDERLRLLLTIAGTLLQEHAASIASCGIIR